The following proteins are encoded in a genomic region of Desulfosporosinus youngiae DSM 17734:
- a CDS encoding CPCC family cysteine-rich protein, with translation MKKRRKLYLPDNNCSNLSEETEVVGNAPCPCCEFFTIPNDGDALAYICPVCFWEIDFFIQSEKETSDQNHGLSLSGARNNYIKYGAVMPELKIYCRSPKESEFPRK, from the coding sequence ACAACAATTGCTCCAATCTATCCGAAGAAACAGAAGTCGTAGGAAATGCACCTTGCCCATGCTGCGAATTTTTCACGATTCCGAACGATGGGGATGCTCTCGCTTACATCTGCCCTGTCTGCTTTTGGGAAATTGATTTTTTTATTCAGTCGGAAAAGGAGACAAGCGACCAAAATCATGGATTGTCTTTATCCGGGGCAAGAAATAACTATATAAAATACGGTGCTGTAATGCCTGAACTAAAGATTTATTGCAGAAGCCCCAAAGAGTCTGAATTCCCAAGAAAATGA
- the mgtA gene encoding magnesium-translocating P-type ATPase, whose amino-acid sequence MIPVNFMNGKSLGRQIQKNKHDTEVKLHSYAFLTAEELFSHLSTTQAGLTSEEAENRQAEFGKNVITVGNKNTLLHRLREAVVNPFNLILLLIAIITYFTDVVASSRPDYLTVIIILSLVLLSSLVAFIQSQRSNAAAEKLSKMISNKADAWRDGKLTEIPMDEIVPGDIVRLSAGDMLPADVRFLTTKDTFVAQAALTGESNPVEKFSDIRNNQYDGLTDLGNIGFMGSNIVSGSATAMVLATGNSTYFGSMAKSLSGDRAKTSFERGVDSVSGLLVRMMLVMVPIVFLINGLAKSDWAGALLFAISIAVGLTPEMLPVIMTSTLAKGAVSMSKHKVIVRTLGAIQTFGEMDVLCTDKTGTLTEDKIVLEKYMNLHGEDDTRILRHAYLNSYFQTGLKNLIDLAIINRAVQNGLQTMPAAYNLVDEIPFDFSRRRMSVVLTDKSGKRQLITKGAVEEIIAISSFVEMSGRVMPMDEESRRLALATYEKYNADGLRMIAVAQKNEVPGSGAFSVADERDMVLIGFVGFLDPPKESARAAITALREHGMRTVVLTGDSEGVAVKVCGKVGVNTSRLLTGRDIEQMDDAALLDAITSCDLFAKLSPSQKERVVRAFQTAGHTVGYMGDGINDAPPLRQADVGISVDSAVDIAKETADIILLKKDLMVLEEGVIEGRRTFGNIIKYIKMAASGNFGNMISVIAASIFLPFLPMLPVQILTQNLLCDLSQMGIPFDSVDKEYIRKPRKWETQSIKSFMAFLGPLSSVFDIVCFAVMWWAIGANTVELSPLFQCGWFVFGTVSQVLVIHMIRTAKLPFLQSTPSIPLFLSTFVVAVVALATGFTDFAIGLDMHRLPLVLIPWLAIILAGYLLCVQLAKKVYVRRYGEWM is encoded by the coding sequence ATGATTCCAGTGAACTTCATGAACGGAAAAAGCCTGGGCAGGCAGATTCAAAAAAACAAGCATGACACCGAAGTAAAGCTCCACTCCTATGCTTTCCTGACGGCAGAGGAACTTTTTTCACACCTGTCTACCACACAGGCGGGTCTCACAAGTGAAGAAGCCGAAAACAGGCAGGCTGAATTTGGGAAAAACGTAATCACTGTAGGAAATAAAAATACGCTGCTGCATAGATTGAGGGAAGCAGTCGTCAACCCTTTTAACCTCATTTTGCTTCTTATTGCCATTATCACGTATTTTACGGATGTCGTCGCGTCGTCAAGACCCGACTATCTCACCGTTATCATCATTTTATCCCTGGTCCTTTTGTCCAGCTTGGTTGCCTTCATACAGAGCCAGCGCTCCAACGCCGCCGCTGAAAAGCTGTCAAAAATGATTTCCAACAAAGCAGATGCCTGGCGGGATGGAAAGCTGACTGAAATTCCCATGGATGAGATCGTTCCCGGGGATATTGTCCGTCTTTCGGCAGGCGACATGCTCCCGGCGGACGTACGTTTTCTGACAACCAAGGACACCTTTGTCGCCCAGGCGGCTTTGACCGGCGAATCCAATCCCGTAGAGAAATTCAGCGACATACGCAACAACCAGTATGACGGACTGACGGATTTAGGAAACATCGGTTTCATGGGGTCCAATATTGTGAGCGGCAGCGCGACGGCCATGGTGCTGGCGACCGGCAACAGCACGTATTTCGGATCAATGGCAAAATCCCTGTCCGGCGACAGGGCCAAAACCAGTTTTGAGCGCGGTGTAGATTCAGTCAGCGGCCTTCTGGTCCGAATGATGCTAGTCATGGTTCCCATCGTATTTTTGATTAACGGATTGGCTAAAAGTGACTGGGCGGGTGCGCTGCTTTTTGCCATCAGTATTGCAGTGGGGCTTACACCGGAAATGCTGCCCGTCATTATGACCTCAACACTGGCCAAAGGCGCGGTCTCCATGTCAAAGCATAAGGTTATTGTCCGCACCCTCGGCGCAATCCAAACCTTTGGCGAAATGGATGTGCTTTGCACCGATAAAACCGGAACGCTGACTGAGGATAAGATCGTACTGGAAAAGTACATGAACCTCCACGGCGAGGATGATACCCGCATACTCCGCCACGCTTACCTCAACAGCTATTTCCAAACAGGCCTCAAAAATCTCATTGACCTGGCCATTATCAACCGGGCTGTGCAGAACGGGCTGCAAACTATGCCGGCCGCTTATAACCTGGTGGATGAAATCCCCTTTGATTTTTCCCGGCGCAGGATGAGCGTGGTTTTAACGGACAAAAGCGGGAAACGGCAGCTTATTACCAAAGGCGCGGTGGAAGAGATCATCGCCATCTCCTCCTTTGTGGAAATGAGCGGACGCGTTATGCCAATGGATGAAGAAAGCAGACGCCTGGCCTTGGCAACCTACGAAAAGTACAATGCCGACGGACTGCGGATGATTGCCGTAGCGCAGAAAAATGAAGTTCCCGGCAGCGGGGCTTTTAGTGTGGCCGATGAACGGGATATGGTTTTAATCGGCTTTGTAGGCTTTCTTGACCCGCCTAAAGAGAGCGCCAGGGCAGCGATAACAGCACTCCGTGAACACGGCATGCGAACGGTTGTACTCACCGGAGACAGCGAAGGCGTAGCCGTGAAGGTTTGCGGTAAGGTAGGTGTGAATACTTCCCGTCTGTTGACAGGCCGCGACATAGAGCAGATGGATGACGCCGCATTACTGGATGCGATAACCAGCTGCGACTTGTTTGCGAAGTTGTCGCCATCTCAAAAAGAACGGGTGGTGAGAGCTTTTCAAACGGCAGGTCATACGGTTGGCTATATGGGTGACGGCATCAACGACGCACCTCCGCTGCGCCAGGCGGATGTGGGAATTTCGGTGGACAGCGCCGTGGATATTGCCAAAGAGACCGCCGACATCATCCTGCTGAAAAAAGATTTGATGGTGCTTGAAGAGGGCGTCATCGAAGGCCGCCGCACCTTCGGGAATATCATCAAATATATCAAGATGGCGGCAAGCGGCAATTTTGGCAACATGATCTCGGTTATTGCGGCCAGCATCTTCCTGCCCTTTTTACCAATGCTGCCGGTGCAGATATTGACGCAAAACCTGCTGTGCGATTTATCTCAAATGGGCATACCCTTTGACAGCGTGGATAAGGAATACATCAGAAAGCCGCGCAAATGGGAAACACAGTCCATTAAGTCGTTTATGGCGTTTTTGGGGCCGCTAAGCTCCGTTTTTGATATCGTCTGCTTTGCTGTTATGTGGTGGGCTATCGGTGCCAATACGGTAGAGCTGTCGCCGTTGTTTCAATGCGGATGGTTTGTCTTCGGGACGGTATCTCAGGTGCTGGTTATCCACATGATTCGCACGGCTAAATTGCCGTTCCTGCAAAGCACGCCATCCATACCGCTTTTCTTGTCCACCTTTGTTGTAGCAGTGGTCGCGCTTGCAACCGGTTTTACAGACTTTGCAATCGGTCTTGATATGCATCGCCTGCCGCTCGTGTTAATCCCGTGGCTGGCTATTATTCTGGCCGGATATCTTCTGTGCGTACAGCTTGCCAAAAAGGTGTATGTGCGTCGGTATGGGGAATGGATGTAA
- a CDS encoding N-acetyltransferase, with protein MKIITLTKDNLEKEHICCAISNNKDCQVASKKQWLSKRFADGLVFKKCDVRGKCFIEYIPAEKAWSPIEADGYMYINCLWVSGQFKGQGNAGLLLDECIRDSKEKGKKGLVALSSKKKLPFLSDPKFLRYKGFVLADTAEPSYELLYLPFEGNAPKPGFKDHVKTPKISEQGFVLYYTNQCPFTAKYVPLIEKEAKQKGVEFKSIHIETAEQAQNAPAPFTTYSLFYKGEFLTNEILSEKKFEKILFLLNK; from the coding sequence ATTAAAATTATAACTTTAACAAAGGATAATCTTGAGAAAGAGCATATCTGTTGTGCAATTTCAAATAACAAAGACTGTCAAGTCGCATCGAAAAAGCAGTGGCTTTCTAAAAGATTTGCCGATGGACTGGTTTTCAAAAAGTGTGACGTGCGTGGTAAATGTTTTATAGAATATATCCCTGCAGAAAAAGCGTGGTCACCCATTGAAGCTGATGGGTATATGTATATTAACTGTCTTTGGGTGTCCGGACAGTTTAAGGGGCAAGGGAACGCCGGTTTGCTTTTAGATGAATGCATCAGGGACAGCAAGGAAAAGGGTAAAAAAGGATTGGTTGCATTATCATCAAAAAAGAAATTGCCTTTTCTTTCTGATCCTAAGTTTTTAAGATACAAAGGGTTTGTATTAGCTGACACAGCGGAGCCTTCTTATGAGCTTTTATATTTGCCCTTTGAGGGAAATGCACCAAAGCCAGGATTTAAAGACCATGTGAAAACACCAAAAATCAGTGAGCAAGGCTTCGTTTTGTACTATACGAATCAATGTCCTTTTACTGCTAAATATGTTCCGCTTATTGAAAAAGAGGCAAAGCAAAAAGGGGTAGAGTTCAAAAGTATCCATATTGAAACAGCAGAGCAAGCACAAAATGCGCCGGCTCCGTTTACCACGTATAGTCTGTTTTACAAGGGTGAATTTCTAACAAATGAGATATTGTCAGAAAAAAAGTTTGAGAAGATCCTCTTCCTGTTGAATAAATAG